ttgtataataaattaatttaacttgtttgtgtttaattattggaacgaagttccttATTGCATTTAACTGCAGACACTTTAAGATAAGTGTAAGACTTTCGACTGTCTCTACACTTGCTATAGTATGTGTGTTTACAAGCAAATTATGTCTGTATATTCTACAGTTGTATAAACGAGCGCTGCACGCGTCAGCTCGCgtattcgtattttataatgataaaatatttattttcataactaataagaaatatttaattattaagttaaaaaccttcaaatgttttttcttttttcattgggtttgttatataatatttacatatacaatgATTATACAGCaaaggaacttcgttccaaccgggtgtctAACGATACTTTATATGTCTAAAGTTAGAAGTCTGAATCAGTCCTGAGTCTCTTGAATAGTGACGTCAACAAATTAGTGACAGATATATAAGACGTTTCTGAAATAAcattatcgaaataaaaactgtaaaCAAGTGACTAGAATCGAATTTCTTTATTAGGCAGAAAATATCAAAGCAATGCAAAACTTTCTTGTGATGCCTGATGTAGTGATTGTTTATTCAGTTTTAATTTCTGGGTGAACAATAATAAgctttaatatagattttctagaattgtaaagaataaaaaaatacaactatttCAGTATCAGCAatcctaatattataacaattattacactggtttaaaagaatttttaaagtaaaactaatatCTATATGcgataataaacatattaaaattatatcttagaATATGTCGCTATTAAAGTAAAAGGATTTTAAGttttgtactaaaatataaGCGATATTTCATTCTTAAGAAGTACAAGTTACAACTattgaagttttataatatcgaattaaaaatattaatattttcaaaattttctaaTCTTGTACACATTCCTGTATTTTATTAGcatattaatttttcatgtttatttattaaatttaatatctgcTTTGGGAAAAAAACCTTGTTCcccattgtatttttttaaagtatgctCCAGACATACCATTAACAGGCTTTTGAACATAAACTCTATTCCAATCAGAAcaggaaaaaagtcaaataaacaacattagaCTGCAAATTTACGcgatatcatagattaatcaagctgtCGACacagcttgattaatctatgatattcactatgaattttcgaaaaaatggcgttttgaacgtctacgaaacttatcggaattttgtaagtaaaattaaagtgggaaTAAatggttaagtgcaatagtgttgtattataaataaaattatattaatcataaaaccCTTAATAATGCATAGCATAGtatagttattagcaaatcgcaagacatacgtaaatctaaggtttgtttatcttttttcctacttccattggaataggctatatagcTGTCATTCAATCTATGTATGGTCAgtctatattatttagtaaagcAAAGATGTTATAATGAAAAACAATCAAGGAATTGAGATTGTGATGTTATCACTAATGTAGACTATTGACTCGCGCctctaaaatatatcaataactacataataattatagaaatagtATATATGATTAGATAAGAAATTTGATTCAATAGTTGAAACTACGAATTGggaaatataaatgtaagtaaatattaatatgagcTTTGTAAAGAGCACTGCCAAAACCGCTTTAAGCttataagacaaaaaaatatatcaagaatTTTTTGAATATGAATTTTTCATGTTAACTAATATTAGTTATCAGCCAATTTTACTaagaattttcaaaaattgttCACACAAGATATTTCATGGAATGTTATgagataatataaatgattttttaaataatacccttttattttccatttcatAGTACCACAGAATTTTATCATACATTTATCTGCTGTTTGGAAATTGAATAATCTAGCGTAGTTCGTGCCCCGCTGTCACCTTTGCCAAGTATTTACGACATCTTACAAAGttgttatctaatattataacaataaatttaaattttgttgtcGTGACAAATTTGTCTAATCATGGCTACACTACAAAATAGCTGCAGAGTATGCAGAGTATGTTGTACACTAAGGCATAAGGGTCTTAATAACATGTTTACAAGGTCGTTGGTACATTGGGATGTATTTGGTGGCCcatttcctatttattttttatttcaaataggttGGCGAACGCGTAAGTTATCGCCACCGCCCCAACATAACACTATACCCTTGTGCCTATTATTACACTGTattacttacccttcaaatcgcTCTGGTATataagtatcgctgtttggcggtagaatatgttatgatgagtgggtatgAACGGGGAACAGAagtcgtcgtcatcatcatcatcatcctcctgcccttatcccaattttacttggggtcggcgcagcatgtctttttccatacttctctgtcggacgtcatctcacaaggaacattctttctaaccatatcgtctttcacacaatccatctatCGTTTCTTTGGCCGTCTCACACTTCGAGCTCGCTTCTTACGTCGCACCCGCCAGTTCcggtaaagtataataatttttttattgtctacTTACTACTttacattatattgtatattaaatatttattataaattgtgatTCTATAATTTCCTCTCAAGTCTGACAGAATTGTCAAACAGCAAAACAAGGTTCTGATACCAAAACGAGATCTCTATTAAGCtcataaacgaaataaaacacaaataactttattatatttattttcaacacaaaaaatgtacaatatcaataaatacagCACCTAGTCACATCGGCATCTTGTCTTCATTTCTATAATTCAGTTTCAACACCGTCGTTCCACAGCACGTTTAAtagacatacataatattttgtaacacaTTGTTCAAGGAAAATATACATTGTGTAACAGACCATccacatgttttttatttttaggtgttttattacgtatatttttaatgtaagatttatcattattattttcacgaACTATGCGTAGGATTTTTAAATTCCCGcgctttttttatagtttataagcAAATATGACAACCctgatataatgtttatatatatatattttaagtaaaacatttttttttagttttgcaTAGATAAATACgacaagaaaacaaaacaaaagattcatatgtatttaacttttaatatgattatgtacaattttcactgattcattatattttatcctaaaatttattaatctcGTAACTTTGAGCTCTATCTACATAAATTAGTGcagtattttatacttataaacttttttactgATTCCTTATTTAATCTGTGGATGTGCCCAAACTCGTGAAATTGGAAATGAACAGCAAAgcgaaacatttatattaataatatcccaGAAACAGTGAATAATCTCCgttggtaattttaaattattttataataaaaaaaatatcagaaacaatatttaagtaactgatttatttaatgtttattttactattatataataaaaataacatcatgGATAAAAATATCATCACATATTCTGTTATCATCAtatttgacagtttttttttttacggaatTGATATgacgttttttgtttttcttgaaACTTAGGCCATTTCAAATTAAGAACCTTCaagaaatattactttgaaTTGTAATTCGAGataaagaaacatatttaaCGTTTCGATTTtaaactacaataaataaaaccagtCGGAACCAcgatatgatttataaaatgaacaaaGAAACAATAATAGTACCGACCACTCATCATAAATAAAAGCAGTATCGAAACTAAatgctattataaaaatagacagattaaataaaaaaatattaaatattgcattgattgccaaaaaaatatattaaagataaaagcTGTGagataaatcttaaaaaatataaattttcgtaAAAATGCTTGCGAGGTGCGTAGGActattgtttaagttttttttatccaTAGCTAATAGAtaggtattgttttttttttttaataaagcaatGTTTCCCAACCTTTAAACGCGGGATCAATAAAGATCACAGAcaactttatattattgatcttcatatttataattatttgcttaatttattaagttctGAAGTCATATTGTAactgattaatttatatatttttttaactttagcttattataatttattactaacgCGTGTGTTTGCTAACAATTCTTTTTTCCGTAcaaaaatagtgttttttttttgttttaactcaCCTACCGACTAATTTAAAACCgcgaaataacaataattaaggtTGAGAAACACTGTCTTGGACATTTTTACCTTATTATTACTATTGCAGTGcgaaaaatatttctcttatcgtatttaaatttcaaatcactCATATTTGACTATACATTTTTTCCtaagtttattgaataaattaatattaaaagcaacACACTCGCTTGGGCAGTATTTTATACTCTATAataattgctttataaatattgattaaagtcattaaactaaattttcatCGGATCCGTTACAAACGTTGGAACCCACCCatctgaaagaaaaataaatcgaatttattttggtaaattGTATTGTGGCTTAGGATTAAATTATCTTGAACATTTTACGTTTACACGGTTATGTTACGGGTACAGAGATGCTATGAATTCACGCTCGTgacagttaattttttaattatttattattttttgttattcaaaaaGCTACCAATAACTTTTCCTCAGCATGTCTTGGTCGTGTTATCAAGATTTTCTAAGTAAGTTTAGTacaattgtttatattgtaaattctgACTTACTCATATGTCGATTAGGTCCAAAATCCGTAAGTCGATTATTCGATTCAGTTTTGCGGCTTCACGAATGAGAACCTCGGTAGCGAGATACCGAACTTGGTCTCCAAGCCGGTCAGCACCGGCATCGCGACCTGGTAGCCTCCGATGTGGTGCGGCTTGCGGGCCGTCTCCTCGATGGGAGTCGATATCGTCAGCTCTGATCCCGTCGGGCGGCTGGAAATTGAAATTAGTTCTAATAACGACTCCAACAGAtagtattactaaaaaaaatcaaacttctGTTAATATTGTGACATTAGTAGTGGAAACACATAATAATATGACCACGACTCATGGACTTTCCGaagttaattatatacacaatatataaaaatattgatcagATTatcttataacttttaaaaggaAAATCAACATTCTTGCCAcagaacatttaaaaatatacaataaaatatacttacgaTCCACCGAAGTCAACATAGAATAGACGCTGTAAAATTTCATACGTCACCAACGTAACGGCGAACTGAGGAGACGAACGGAACACACGGGCTGGGGGAAACAATACACCCAATGAATATTAAGATtagatttaaacaaattattagtaACAGCCCATTaacgtcccactgttgggcaaaagCATTCTCTCCTCACTGAAGGTTTGTAAGACATGCAGTTTTTATAAGAACTTCTTACCTACGGCACCCTTCCAGAAGGCTCTGGCGCCTTCCTCAGCGTAAATCTTTCTAGTAGCATCTATTAAACCGTTGTATGTCGTTTGTCCTGATCGTGCCACCACCTGTAATTATAATGTTGAAATGCATTGATTGACGTGGATGTCTGATTTCGATTAACGTATTACGTATCTTGGAGCCAATTTTCTGGCAAGCAGCCATCATCGGAGATTAGCAAACTGCGCAGGGTATTATACTGACGGTGTTCTGATCACATTTAGATGTGTAGTGCTTTTCTGTAACAACTAACTTCTAATCTCAGTCTAAAATCGTCTTGCGGATGATTTGCTATTTTGATGCGTGTTTCCATtacatgctattattattatgccaACCCGATCCCaatttatagcctattccaaccacaagagaacAAAagccaaatttataaaatacatacttcCAATCCCGTTCTACCCCCTTaagggtggagtttcgtaaaatcatagcggatgtctacaccctataaggaaacctgccaaattttaatattttctgagattgcgtgattaatcagtgaatggtatttcgtttttatatatgtagaagTTCAATCAAGAACAGCGAGTTGCATGgattatgtaaatctaaggttggtttatttttattcctccATTTGCAATTAGCTATAGAGGCGCTCGTTGCGCGTTGTGTGTGTGAGGGGGGAGGGGGGACCTGCAGGCGCGTCTTGATGACGTCGGCGGGCGTGACGAGCGAGGCGGCGGGCACGCCGGCGATGGCTCCGGCCGCCAGCAGCGTGAGCGGGTGGTTGTAGCCGTTCTCGTCCGCGAACTTCGCCTGGGGGGGACAGATACAGGTCGTTAGTGTTTTAGTGCTGTTTTAGTGACACCTTTGAATTAGTGATGATAGTATCTCCTTAAAAGAAGAAGGAGCTATAGCCCATACTTTGCTTTTTTGTTTTGCatttcgtaacaaaaaaaaagtaaatattttaccttgACATGGGCATAAGCTGGGAAGTAAATTGCACTGAAGGGGACGTCACGAAGCAGACAGGCCTTCGCCCCCTTGTACAGTCCGAAGAGTCCGAGGTCTTTGACAACGGACAGAGCTCGAACTTTACCACCGCCGGCGATCTCGCCCGCCACTTGCAGACGAATTTTAACAATCTCTAATGGATTTGTGAAGACTACTTGAGACGCTCCAGCCTATGGGAAAGTTGAATAAGACTTAGGaagaacaaatttatattagatttttgcgacaaataaaataataataataatataaatatactaagtaaGTACCGTAAAGACTACTCACACAAGCACCGGCGAGTATTTCACCACCGAGCGTGATGTTTCCTTTCTTGTCCATTAGCTTGTCTCGAACTAAGTCATTCATCTGTAAATtcgaattcaaatataattattcaacatagaagtacTACAAGATCTCATTGAACGTTAAAATTCTAGCACCGTttcggaaagaaacacctcagaactgaaaagaaccggcgaaacAAAACTCAACGAGATATTTTCTTTGTCAAATAATCgtgattacaataaataaattattcatcatTGAACCGGCCCGGAGTTGGACTTGCGAGTCGTTTTATTTGCACGGCGTCTCAATAAATTCTTCATTTAGCTTTTTCTATGTTTAATCGAttcattattgaattatttgttattattagtttgataacttaacattttttttataaatactataaattataaatacacaaagtTCAGGGGATTATATTTTGGgatgttttacatttaatataattaaatacaagtaCATTAATCTTACCTTTATAGAACATCGTAaaagctttaatatttttttagtaaaaacatatgtaatagtataattatgttaaaaagtcAGTAAActtaattaactaatattattgtaaaatattatttattttaaagttttatgtacaaaaaatatttaattatgtttaaaattatatcacgataattaagaatataaaaatgaaataaattattactgtttATGTAAGTGTATTTTCTTTGTAAGCTGACAACACCGGAgtcattgttaaaaaatatatttgaatgactCGTTACTGAACTGTTGAATGGGTTTTATTTGgcgaaatatatttgaatgacaACTAAAGGAGACgaagaaatatttcaataacaagtaacttaacaatttaatttaaatgatttgagGAACACCgacaataatgaaaataacCAAGTAGTCCTTCTACAGCAGTAGAGTCCCGCTCACCGTGAGTTTGATGGCCTTCTCCGGCGCCACCCCGATGAGCTGCGGCACGAGGCCGCGGTAGAGGCCGAACACGCCCTCGTGGCGGATCACCTTCTTGAAGCAGTCCCACGAGTTCCGGTACGCCACCTCGCCGATGAACGACCCGGTCCGCTGGTTCTGCATACGCGTCTTCACCAAATCTATCGGGTACACCGCGGATGCTCCGACGGCTGTCaaagaattatatttgttttcaatactataataatatgaataatctatacttatattatagatgcaaaagtaactctctctgtctgtactattgctctttcacgaccaatcACTGAAGCCAATTTAACGAAATTTgttacgaagcaagcttgagctCCAAAGAAGGATATAGTCGGATTGAAATATAATCGGGCTCATATATAACCGATGTAAATAAGCAGAATTAGCCCTCAGGTACAAATAAGCTGagctatatgtatatatatatatatatatatatatattttttaatagcataggttggcggacgaacataTACATCACCACacaagacaatggcgctgtaagaaatgttaatcattccttacatcacctatgcgccaccaaccttgggaactaagatgttatgtcccttgtgcctgaagttacactggtttcctcacccttcaaactggaacacaacaataacgAGTGCTGTTGTTCAGCGGTagaatctgatgagtgggtggtacctacccagacttgctcaaagccctaccaccaaataaagttGTCAGAAATAGTCGAAGATGATTCGGAATAAAATCAGTAAAGTATcatatacgttttatattagTAGAATTGGCAGGTTATATTATTCTCAGTAAACTTACCACCAGCAATAGAACCAAGTGTGAATCTGTAAGTGCTCTCGAGGATTTGTATCAGCACGCCTCTTTCTTCGGGACTCTGAAACAAACATAACGTCATCGCATACCGATCAATATATTCATACGTAAATGATTGAAGTGTTTCAAGCAAATGATGGACTTTCTGTAACTTGATTGTgtcgaaaataaaaaaggacaaATGACTTTCAAGAAAAAGTTAATTTGCAAACGTTGACATAGCGGATTTGAAATCTTGATATTACAGTCGAATATAGCTAATTGTGatcttgatattttatgatGGTTTCGATTGCAGCCTTTACTAGAATTATCTAGAATGTTTTGTATAGATCTTTTCATTTACAAATGCGCCTCTTcacgttaaattaataattttattgaaataaactcataaaatataaaattaatttgtatttttttgctgtctttactcgCGTCGTCGCGCGCACTAAAACACCTTGTATgtacgagcgtcactcactcgCACCAATGCACGccaataataattgattgtGAAGGAGCGCAAATTCTTGAATGAATAGATTCAATAAGCTGAAATGTAGACTGTATAACCGTCAAATATATACAGATTGTttgtatgaattaaaacaaatgtaaaccCTATTTAATAACCTTAAAATGAAATCTATAAATGTACTTTGGTGCAGATTTTTTCTACACAATCTTTAAGTAGTTAAATTATAGGAACTAAAAGACCTGTAATCCTTTTAACTCGCGCGAGAAAGAGATAACAATGCTTTTAGTCCTATCATATTTAGTTAAGAGATTGAGTACAATCAAATCGGCACTGTATAAACAATGTTATGTGATGTAatgaaaatactaaaaaaaagtttctgaaTACTTACCTTTAaagtgtatgaaatatttttgtgatatacTAATATGtcatggttatttttttgtaaccacagatcatataataatttacttgaaaaagaaattaaaatttgttttttttaatttgataaccaACATTATCGATTCTGAATTTATTCTATGATTTTGGTTACACATTTAAAATCAACGTGTAAATAAAACCATATGAAATTACTTGTTATTCATTGActatattgtattgaaataaatgttaaaaatgagattatatcttatttaacaTCTCATTCGTATGGCTTTATTATCCTTGATATTTAAAGATACGATAGACGATAAGAATATTAGAACTTATTTAAGCTCATTGTCCAACACTGTTGTAGTTTCGAATTATTCCCGAACACATAACAGTTCATTTGTgttataagtacatatttactTCATTAAATTGTCCATCGTATCGTTATATCATAACTTATAacttataaatgattattgatatataaaaaaaaaactattgatagATTGATAAATATAGCGAGATGTTGGCTATTtgttaaacatatataacaattacatataatacatatatattattttgatacggCGAATTTCAtccaatttcatacaaaattatggAAGTATTCGATTCTATGGTCTAGCTGATAAGTGAACGTACTGACAGAATTTTGTTAGCAAAAGACACAGACTATCGATCTATTGGGTACTTTTGAATATGGAACGTCGTCTGAATAGCCAAAATTTCACCGTCGGAAGAAGATACATAGAAACATCATAAACTCCAATGTCCTTTGTACTCACCAAGATGCTCtccaaaaagtatattaatcgAAAAGGTTCTCTTATCGTATTTACCTCCTCCTTTTGAGCattgaaagaaagaaaaaaatacacagCGATAAGTTAGTGATGTTTCCGATAATAACtcttatttataacaacatataGACTAAAATGGtctaaacatacattaaaatcgTGTTAGTCTCGCGCGGCTCCTGCAAGAATCGTCCAGGTCTCGTGTTAAAGTTAGACAGATGGAAATGAACATGGAAGGGAAACATATGGAGGTACTCACCGACACCGCTTTGATTTCTGCAACTCTACGCGTCACTTGCTTGAAGTACTGTTCAGGAGTTATAGCATTGAGGTCGTTGTAAATGATCCttctgaaaatgaaaaataaagatatttttttttagtgccgagtccaaacattttttatcaaaaacaaacaatataaccGTTTCACCTATTATCGAATTtaagatctattcactcacgaaggcgttCCACCCTAAgtgaagttatttaattttaaataaaattataatgtaattttttttttttgctgtacTTACTGtgacgcacactaagacatcttgtaaacaCGTGCGTCCCTCACTCTAATGCACGCCGGTATTAATTTAACGTGAAAGGAGCGTGTGCGTGTTTAGATCTATACTACATTTTGTCTGTGTTCTCATTTGTAAGGTGTTTTTGAgtgtattacatatatttaaaatgtatgtgtattaCGTTAGTGTTTATATTATTGTCGGTCCACGCTTAGACCACATATTGGCCCAGATGACACTACGGTCGATtagtaattgttaaattaaacgcAGCTATCTGCTGTAACTGGAACTCTATAGTTTTTGGATCTTAGTGCGTGATGTAAGTGATGGAAGCTTgggacttaatatttttttgtcgataCTATTTACCGACAAGGAGCGCGATcctaattaagttaattaacaaactttttacaaacaggaatcgaacccggaatgATGGATTTGATACATAACGTCGGCTAGCAACTCTGAAGACTTGTTTCCACAgactctataaaaaatctttactaaatattctttaatacaaataagaatGACAAACGTCTCAAATTAGCAAATGTCAAATtaacatgtatttttaatcaaattaattttattcaaaaagtattcctaattacatttattactaaGCATATTgagtttaaaaactttaaaaaaatttacatatagtaaatatttatttaagtttaatttaaatggatgCAATCATACTGGCGCCCGATTATGTTAGTATTCAAACTaggatattataagaaaattacttttttttttattaaattgttttttaacataGAATTGTTGTTTATGTAAATCTATTTGTGGTGTTGAAAGAATTTACCTGGCTTCCAGAGTACTCTCTTTTGAgcatttgtttagtttaaaaacttttccaaattctaccaattttttttaattttgcctcaagaaaattaaaatttaaatatattttttaatgactcATTACTCAATCAATAATCACACCTTACAACATTACAATTGGCTACCTGAAACTACAGCgatgcgattctgtaagaattcagtTTGTATTTCATTCGTACacacaaccgacttacggtgacaCGTCATTTTGCTACCTAACCTATCAATTTAAGCGTCAATGCCAATGGTTTAAGGGTCTAGCTATATAAAAAGTAGAAGGTTGGATCCTGTACCCATGGTCTATTGTCATCCCTAGCACAAACTTTAAGCTAGGAGAgctaaataggaatattagttattCCTAATAATGTAGTATTGCTACTATTCTTCTTGCTACAATTCTAGTCAATAACGCATATAACATTCTCATATTTCACGCTCGTTCcttggtgagtttcgagtttgtttcttacagaataactctaaTCCCAATAGATTGTTCGGCGAtatgattttgatatatatatttaatgttgattataatttatacgttaAGTCTTTTCCTATAAATGCCATATATCATACGATAAATAGCGATCACGCGGAGATATGATAACATTTGAATTGTATTCAATAAATGATTGGAATTGCTTTGCagatttctaattttaaaatatgttttaggcAGTCTGTgtatcaattacaaaaaaaatcacttaagGTAAGGCGTCTTTTATTGACACGTCTGCAATTATcgtgtattatttgtttaatattttatagaaggatatatatacaacttttatattgaattcttGATTTGATTAGAAATGTTCAAATTTTCGGCTTTTCtcaactataatatgcatgcattatatgtataaattctCTAGAATCGCTGTTTATTGATGCAAATTGCATTAAAATCTGGTGTTtaatactatgtagagattcaTAAAATATAGCAACGACATTAATAATCGTAAGTTTcctattattatagataaatgtTTAGACTCTGCGTCTCTTAACCAATAAACCTTCAACATAAACCATTTTTCTACCCGTGAGAAGCCGCGACGCGTTACTAGAGATaaaaatttttcttaataagta
This DNA window, taken from Vanessa tameamea isolate UH-Manoa-2023 chromosome 7, ilVanTame1 primary haplotype, whole genome shotgun sequence, encodes the following:
- the LOC113398317 gene encoding calcium-binding mitochondrial carrier protein Aralar1 isoform X1, which gives rise to MFKFLSNSLITQASCQEGAGYLKRADTDRLYEIFSKYATVEKNGEKHITSEDFVRKFLGLFDEDDYNKESVKLIAGIVDMDKDGYISFSEFQAFEGLLCVPDALYKTAFQLFDTNGNGLVAFDEFAEVMRKTALHKKLPFNMESTFVRLYFGKDKKRLVTYPEFSQFLHDFHEEYGVEAFKKCDKDGTGFITAGDFRDIMLSVKNHLLTKELKNKVIMASSFLQGERKISFPYYMAFNSLLNNMELIKRVYLNATNGHRTYEVTKEEFLHSAQMMSQITPLEVDILFTLCDTMHQTNGRIIYNDLNAITPEQYFKQVTRRVAEIKAVSEEVNTIREPFRLIYFLESILSPEERGVLIQILESTYRFTLGSIAGAVGASAVYPIDLVKTRMQNQRTGSFIGEVAYRNSWDCFKKVIRHEGVFGLYRGLVPQLIGVAPEKAIKLTMNDLVRDKLMDKKGNITLGGEILAGACAGASQVVFTNPLEIVKIRLQVAGEIAGGGKVRALSVVKDLGLFGLYKGAKACLLRDVPFSAIYFPAYAHVKAKFADENGYNHPLTLLAAGAIAGVPAASLVTPADVIKTRLQVVARSGQTTYNGLIDATRKIYAEEGARAFWKGAVARVFRSSPQFAVTLVTYEILQRLFYVDFGGSRPTGSELTISTPIEETARKPHHIGGYQVAMPVLTGLETKFGISLPRFSFVKPQN